A segment of the Pseudomonadota bacterium genome:
AAAGAACTTGTACAGATTTTTCTCCTGAGCCTGCTGGCCCTGCTGGCGATCTATATTCTACTCGAGTTTTTTGGCACCCTTGATGACTTTATTGAAAACCAGGTCAAGATAAAATTCATCTTTCTTTACCTGGCAAACCAAGCACCTTTTTTTGCCGCCCAGTTCATTCCTCTGGCTTTACTGCTGGCAACCATGCTGACCCTTGGCGGCATGGGACAAAACAACGAGATCATTGCCTTTCGCTCCTGCGGCTTCACTTTATACCAGTTAAGTCTGCCGCTGCTGATTGCCGGTGCCTTTTTTTCCCTCTTCACCTTCTCACTCACTGAATATGTTGTACCTCCCACTTTTGCCCGGGCCAGGCATATTAAAACAGTTTTCGTTAAACATAAGCAGGAAAAGAAACTTTTAAATCTCAAAGACGTATGGTATACAAGCGGGAGAAATATCTATCATTTCAATAAGCTGGACCCCGGAAAGAACGTCATTAAAGGAGTAACCATTTATCGGCTTGACCAGTCATCGATGCTCAAAAAGCGGATTGAGGCCAAACAACTCATTTACCGGGATGGCCAGTGGATAGCAAAAAAGCTGACAATCCGGGATTTCACCTACCATAATGGCCGCTCGACCCTGCAGAAGTTTAAGCAAAAACAATCCATGGCCTTAGCCATCAGCGAAAAACCGGAAGATTTTCTTATTCCGCAAAAAGCAGTTGAGGAAATGAATGTCAGAGAATTAAACCGCTATATCGATAAAGTGAAAAATATCGGCGTTAATGTTAATGAATACAAAGTACAATTGTACCATAAATTCTTTTTCCCCCTGTCTTGTCTGGTGATGGCACTTCTGGGGATACCTTTTTCTCTGGGTTCCAAACGCAGTGGAGGTTTTGCAAGAAGCATAGGGGTAAGTCTGGTTATTGGTTTTTCATTTTGGTTCGTCCTCTCTTTTTCACTGGCCCTGGGAAAAGCTGGAATTATCTCGCCAATGCCGGCGGCATTCCTGCCCCATTTGTTTTATAGCGGACTTGGAATCATTTTGATCAGAAGAAATATTTGATAAAGTAATTAAGGAGAAATATCGCATGGTTTTACCACTGGAAATAACCGATTCAATGAAACAGCTGACCGAAAAAGTAGAACTATACCGGGGGTATCTTTGATCTTGAGATTCTTAAACAACGGCTGGAAGAAATCGAAAAAAATGTTACTCAGGAAGATTTCTGGCAGGACCAAGAGGCGGCCACAAATATTCTCAAGGAGCAAACTACGATCAATAATGAGCTGGAGCGCTGGCAGCAGATTGAAAATGAGCTGGAAAATATTACCGTACTTGTCGAGCTGTTGAAAGAGGAAGAAGATCCTGAATCAATAGCAGAGCTGAAAGCACGACTGCGAAAACTGGGTAAGAATCTAGCCATTATTGAACTGGAAAAGATGATGGCGGAAAAAAACGACCGGAAAAATGCCATCGTCAGCATCAATGCCGGCGCCGGGGGCACCGAAGCCCAGGATTGGGTCGAGATGCTGCTGCGGATGTATCTGCGCTGGGCGGAAAAGCAGGGCTGGAAATCTGAAATCATTGATATCCTGCCCATGGATGAAGGCGGCATCAAAAGTGTGACCTTTACCGTCAGCGGGAAGTATGTCTATGGTAATTTCCGTTCGGAAATCGGCATCCACCGCCTGGTGAGGATATCTCCTTTCGACGCCGGCAATCGCCGACACACCTCATTTGCTTCCGTCTTCGTCTACCCGGAAATCGATGACGATATCAAGATTGAGATTAATGACAAAGATTTACGCATAGATACCTATCGGGCCAGCGGCGCCGGCGGACAACATGTCAATAAAACAGATTCCGCGGTTCGCATTACTCACCTGCCATCAGGCATTGTGGTTCAATGTCAGAATGAACGCTCACAGCATAAAAACAAGGCCATGGCCATGAAAATTCTCAAGGCCCGCCTTTACGAAGCAGAAATGGACGCGCGTCAGGAAGAATTGGATAAGGTGGAAGGAAGCAAGAAAGAAATTGCCTGGGGCAGCCAGATTCGTTCCTATATCATCCATCCATACCAGATGGTCAAAGATCATCGCACGGATTTTGAAACCGGAAATGTCAATCAGGTTCTTGATGGCGGGCTTGATCCCTTGGTGGAAGCCTACCTGCTGCACAAGATGAAGGTGTAAGGTATAGGGAGCAAGGTTTATGATTTATGGTTTTTCCGTAAACCTTACACCGTAAACCTTACACCATATACCGTAAACCCTATACCGTTTTTAAATGGATAACGACAAAATGACTCTACCTATGGATTCCAATACGGTTCAGCTGATTCCCCTTGGAGGGCTCGGTGAAATCGGCATGAACATGATGGCAATCGAATGCAGTGATGAAATCCTGATCATCGATTGCGGCCTGATGTTCCCTGAACCTTATATGCTGGGAGTAGACCTGGTAATACCTGACACCACCTGGCTGCAGGAAAACCAGGACCGGGTCAAAGGAATCATTATCACCCATGGGCATGAGGATCATATCGGCGCCCTTCCTTTTGTACTTCCCCACCTCAAAGTCCCCATTTACGCTACCAGCTTCACCCTTGGACTGATAAAAAAGAAACTTAAAGAATATTCCCTGGATCAAACAACAGAATTTATTGCCATCGAACCCGGAAAACAGATAGCAACAAGACACTTTACGGTTGAGTTTATCCGGGTCATCCACTCCATCCCTGACGGCGTCGCCCTGCACCTCAAAACTCCGGTGGGCTGCATTATCCATTCCGGAGATTTCAAAATCGATCATACGCCATTGGGAAGTGATTTCACCGACCTGGCCGAATTTGCCCGACTAGGCCGCGATGGCGTCAGATTGCTGCTCTCTGACAGCACCAACGTCGAACAGGATGGTTTTTCAGCCCCGGAAAAAAAGGTCCGGGACGCCATGATGGCATTATTTCCCACCTGTCCCGGCAGAATCATTATTTCACTTTTTTCATCCAACCTGCTCCGCATCGGGGAAATCATCAACCTGGCCCACCGGCAGCAGCGTAAAGTGGCGCTCTACGGCCGCAGCCTGCTCGGCAATGTCATGGTTGCCCGGGAGCTTGGCTACCTGAAGATTGACGACGACACCCTGATTGATATCCAGGAAACCGGTGATTATGAACCGGAGCAATTGCTTATCATCACCACCGGCAGCCAGGGAGAACCACTTTCCGGTCTTTCCCTGCTGGCTTCAGGGGGCAATAAATGGTTCCAGGTCATCCCTGACGATACGATCATCTTTTCATCACGTTTTATTCCTGGAAATGAAAAAGCCATCAACAACCTTATTAACCGTCTCTACCGCCGGGGGGCCCGGGTCTTATATAAACCCATCGCCTATACCCACACCTCCGGCCATGCCCATCGTGATGAATTAAGGCTGCTGCTCAACCTGGTCAAACCGGAGACCTTCATCCCCATCCATGGGGAATATCGCCACCTGGTCCAACATGCGAAACTGGCTGAAGAACAGAAAATTCCCAGAAATAATATCCTGATTGCCAAGGATGGTGATATTATCACCCTGGACGCCACCGGTATTCGCCAAACCGGCACGATTGAAACCGGAAAGATTCTCATCGACGGCAAAGGTACCGGCGATGCTGCAGATGTTATTCTCCACGATCGAAAAGATTTGTCCCACAATGGGGTGGCAATGGTAATTATGGTTATCAAAGAATCAACCGGAGAAATCGTTTACGGACCTGACCTGACCACCAAAGGACTATTTTTTGAGGAAGAAAAAGAAATGGTACTGACAGAAGCGCTGGAAGTTATTAATGACAGTATAAACAGTATTCCCGCCTCCGAGCGCCGGGACTGGATTGAAATAAAAACCATTGTCCGCAAAAATCTGAAAAGGTTTTTCAAGCGTCATTTACAGCGCAAACCAATTATATTACCAATCATCATTGAACTTTAGGAGGCTGTCCGAGAATGCTCTTAAACCTTTATCCTTTATCCTTGAACCTCTATTATCTGCCATGATGAAACGACTTCGACTGGACCGCCAGGAATGGAAATGTGAGATAATCAGCATCCTGATTCTCGGCATTGCTGTTTTTCTGCTGATTTGTCTGCTTTCTTACTCTCCGAATGATCCTTCCTGGAACACGGCAACCACCACCGGCAAACAGATCAGCAATTTTGGCGGTCGTCTGGGGGCCATAGTGGCTGACCTGTTGATTACGCCATTCGGGCTGGCCTCAATGGTTATCCCCCTCTATCTGTTTGGTCTTTTCCTGGCCATGATGACCGCTAAAAAATCTCCTCCCTGGAGCAGTTAT
Coding sequences within it:
- a CDS encoding ribonuclease J, encoding MTLPMDSNTVQLIPLGGLGEIGMNMMAIECSDEILIIDCGLMFPEPYMLGVDLVIPDTTWLQENQDRVKGIIITHGHEDHIGALPFVLPHLKVPIYATSFTLGLIKKKLKEYSLDQTTEFIAIEPGKQIATRHFTVEFIRVIHSIPDGVALHLKTPVGCIIHSGDFKIDHTPLGSDFTDLAEFARLGRDGVRLLLSDSTNVEQDGFSAPEKKVRDAMMALFPTCPGRIIISLFSSNLLRIGEIINLAHRQQRKVALYGRSLLGNVMVARELGYLKIDDDTLIDIQETGDYEPEQLLIITTGSQGEPLSGLSLLASGGNKWFQVIPDDTIIFSSRFIPGNEKAINNLINRLYRRGARVLYKPIAYTHTSGHAHRDELRLLLNLVKPETFIPIHGEYRHLVQHAKLAEEQKIPRNNILIAKDGDIITLDATGIRQTGTIETGKILIDGKGTGDAADVILHDRKDLSHNGVAMVIMVIKESTGEIVYGPDLTTKGLFFEEEKEMVLTEALEVINDSINSIPASERRDWIEIKTIVRKNLKRFFKRHLQRKPIILPIIIEL
- the lptG gene encoding LPS export ABC transporter permease LptG encodes the protein MQIYQRYLLKELVQIFLLSLLALLAIYILLEFFGTLDDFIENQVKIKFIFLYLANQAPFFAAQFIPLALLLATMLTLGGMGQNNEIIAFRSCGFTLYQLSLPLLIAGAFFSLFTFSLTEYVVPPTFARARHIKTVFVKHKQEKKLLNLKDVWYTSGRNIYHFNKLDPGKNVIKGVTIYRLDQSSMLKKRIEAKQLIYRDGQWIAKKLTIRDFTYHNGRSTLQKFKQKQSMALAISEKPEDFLIPQKAVEEMNVRELNRYIDKVKNIGVNVNEYKVQLYHKFFFPLSCLVMALLGIPFSLGSKRSGGFARSIGVSLVIGFSFWFVLSFSLALGKAGIISPMPAAFLPHLFYSGLGIILIRRNI
- the prfB gene encoding peptide chain release factor 2 (programmed frameshift), with amino-acid sequence MVLPLEITDSMKQLTEKVELYRGIFDLEILKQRLEEIEKNVTQEDFWQDQEAATNILKEQTTINNELERWQQIENELENITVLVELLKEEEDPESIAELKARLRKLGKNLAIIELEKMMAEKNDRKNAIVSINAGAGGTEAQDWVEMLLRMYLRWAEKQGWKSEIIDILPMDEGGIKSVTFTVSGKYVYGNFRSEIGIHRLVRISPFDAGNRRHTSFASVFVYPEIDDDIKIEINDKDLRIDTYRASGAGGQHVNKTDSAVRITHLPSGIVVQCQNERSQHKNKAMAMKILKARLYEAEMDARQEELDKVEGSKKEIAWGSQIRSYIIHPYQMVKDHRTDFETGNVNQVLDGGLDPLVEAYLLHKMKV